In the genome of Deltaproteobacteria bacterium, one region contains:
- a CDS encoding nucleotidyltransferase family protein, which produces MKKKEILELIKKTASPLKRQLLMVSLISALLEKRGKVPPILIGGCALSYYSREVYFTADIDLACSDRESLNQVLMDLGFQKEGRYWFNDDLAIAVEAPAGILVDEDAPLEVVEFEEGLSCQILGMEDLLIDRMNACKHWKSESDCEMVELLVTRYKEILDWDYLKKKASRPENDIYEELLEMKRKVNDENQEN; this is translated from the coding sequence ATGAAAAAGAAGGAAATCCTTGAACTGATAAAAAAGACTGCCTCTCCTTTGAAGAGGCAGCTGCTTATGGTTTCTCTAATTAGTGCTCTCCTTGAAAAGAGAGGAAAAGTTCCACCCATTCTTATCGGTGGTTGCGCACTTTCTTATTATTCAAGAGAGGTCTATTTTACTGCTGACATTGATCTCGCCTGTAGCGACAGAGAAAGTCTCAATCAGGTCCTCATGGATTTGGGATTTCAAAAAGAAGGGCGCTACTGGTTTAATGATGATCTGGCTATTGCTGTTGAAGCGCCTGCCGGTATACTTGTCGATGAAGACGCTCCTCTGGAAGTAGTCGAGTTTGAAGAAGGTTTAAGTTGTCAAATACTGGGTATGGAAGATCTTCTTATTGACAGGATGAATGCTTGCAAACACTGGAAATCGGAATCTGATTGTGAAATGGTTGAATTGCTTGTAACCCGCTATAAAGAGATTCTTGACTGGGATTACCTGAAAAAGAAGGCATCCAGACCGGAAAATGATATCTATGAAGAATTGTTGGAAATGAAAAGGAAAGTAAACGATGAAAATCAGGAAAACTAA